The proteins below come from a single Ailuropoda melanoleuca isolate Jingjing chromosome 1, ASM200744v2, whole genome shotgun sequence genomic window:
- the TRIM59 gene encoding tripartite motif-containing protein 59 gives MHNFEDELTCPICYSIFEDPRVLPCSHTFCRNCLENVLQASGNFYIWRPLRIPLKCPSCRSIIEIAPTGIESLPVNFALKAIIEKYQQEDHRDIVTCPEHYRQPLNVYCLLDKKLVCGHCLTIGQHHGHPIDDLQSAYLKEKDTPQKLLGQLTDTHWTDLTRLIEKLEEQKSHSEKMVQSDKEVVLQYFKELSDTLEQKKKNFLAALCDVSNLINQEYTPQIERMKEIREQQLELMTLTTSLQEESPLKFLEKVDDIRQHVQILKQRPLPEVQLVEIYPRVSQILKEDWSRTEIGQIKKLLIPEMKISSKRMPCSWPDKDDKEVEFFKILNVVIVTLISVILMSILFFNQHLITFLNEITAVCFSEVSLSVYQSLSNNLYDLKNMLCHALYLLKEFMWKIVSR, from the coding sequence ATGCACAATTTTGAGGACGAGTTAACATGTCCCATTTGTTACAGTATTTTTGAAGATCCTCGTGTGCTACCGTGCTCTCATACATTTTGTAGAAATTGCTTGGAAAACGTTCTTCAAGCATCTGGGAACTTTTACATATGGAGACCTTTACGAATTCCACTCAAGTGTCCCAGTTGCAGAAGTATTATTGAAATTGCTCCAACTGGTATTGAATCTTTACCTGTTAATTTTGCATTAAAGGCTATTATTGAAAAGTACCAGCAAGAAGACCATCGAGATATTGTCACCTGTCCTGAACATTACCGACAACCATTAAATGTGTACTGTCTCCTAGATAAAAAATTAGTCTGTGGTCATTGCCTTACCATAGGTCAGCACCACGGTCACCCCATAGATGACCTTCAGAGTGCCTATCTGAAAGAAAAGGACACGCCTCAGAAACTGCTTGGACAGTTAACTGACACACACTGGACAGATCTTACTCGTCTTATCGAAAAGCTGGAAGAACAGAAATCTCATTCAGAAAAAATGGTCCAAAGTGATAAGGAGGTTGTTCTCCAGTATTTTAAGGAGCTTAGCGATAcactagaacagaaaaaaaaaaatttcctagcTGCTCTCTGTGATGTTAGCAATCTGATTAATCAAGAATATACTCCACaaattgaaagaatgaaagaaataagagagCAGCAACTTGAATTAATGACACTGACAACATCTTTACAGGAAGAGTCTCCActtaaatttcttgaaaaagttGACGATATCCGCCAACATGTGCAGATTTTGAAACAAAGACCACTTCCTGAGGTCCAGCTTGTCGAAATCTATCCTCGAGTAAGCCAAATATTGAAAGAAGATTGGAGCAGAACAGAAATTGGACAAATTAAGAAACTTCTCAttcctgaaatgaaaatttcttcaAAGAGGATGCCATGTTCCTGGCCTGATAAAGATGACAAAGAAgttgaattttttaagattttaaatgttgTTATAGTTACTTTAATTTCAGTGATACTGATGTCGATCCTCTTTTTTAACCAGCACTTAATaacctttttaaatgaaatcactGCAGTATGTTTTTCTGAAGTCTCGCTATCTGTTTACCAAAGTTTATCTAACAATCTATATGATTTAAAGAATATGCTGTGTCACGCTCTATATTTACTGAAGGAATTCATGTGGAAAATAGTTTCTCGTTGA